A window of the Falco biarmicus isolate bFalBia1 chromosome 10, bFalBia1.pri, whole genome shotgun sequence genome harbors these coding sequences:
- the LOC130155793 gene encoding LOW QUALITY PROTEIN: scavenger receptor cysteine-rich type 1 protein M130-like (The sequence of the model RefSeq protein was modified relative to this genomic sequence to represent the inferred CDS: deleted 1 base in 1 codon): MVPVRVLGLLLCVKLWGGTEDLRLVDGGGRCAGRVEVKHRDEWGSVCNYNFDWDARWAAVVCQQLGCGAVAHASVYAPFGQGTGRIWLQPFFCRGDEKTLQDCPHFGWGEHFCGHERDVGVTCRDAVELRLVGGEDPCAGRVEVKLQGRWGTVADESWTMEDAEVVCRQLGCGSAINSYDASSRFGRGDGPINLAIVSCRGDEATLWDCEIRGWGPYTGVHNFDTAVVCQGFARLIGGDGACDGRLEVWQHRAWASVCEDHVDMKAAQVLCQELGCGAALAIHGTGWFESGAGLRWDQGFKCTGTEPLLSRCSRQPPRGQGCASHANIVCSPYTGFRLVGNSSSCTGRVEVELGGTWGSLCATGWDLPDTHVLCHHLGCGPAATVPPGGSFGSGDGPLQRHALVCSGSERHPGECPTAVLGEPACPPGHAAAINCSGIAEPLRLVEGESRCEGRLEVATRPGAWARVLAGLWDDWGASVVCRQLGCGVPEKVYAMAGSGTAELQGLWCAGTEENVAQCNVSGTAATPTSGPEEVAIVCSGSQRVRLVGGPGRCAGRVEVYVNGTWATVCQDTWDLLDATVACRQLGCGVALAAPSSARFGASTGPLWLGAGGCTGMEVSLWDCPASAWHGCQRGGGAGAVCSEQLSLRLVGSSSRCSGHLEVLYNGTWGRVCANGTSPATAAAACRQLGCGDGGKLMAASARASAPAWLAWVSCKEGSRSLWQCPLAPWHLQACSPGGDTIIACDKDIDGRSGTPTLSPGSHCPDGADCTDDPSSITPTAVARTVPVPTILCIVLGTLLCLTLGALAVQTCRARAWCQGPGRAAGAMGDAVYEELEYALTPAYQEMPSRFGSLSEGSETKLPYYTGDDVEESDPKAASDSPALLEHGAPDGYDDATAVPEESPAPSTGDVSKGVARPSWGCVSPTGGSSPPPSPPEATTDPLAQPPRDTDYDDADVSTLATSL; the protein is encoded by the exons ATGGTGCCTGTCAGGGTGCTGGGGCTTCTGCTGTGTGTGAAGCTCTGGGGGG GCACCGAGGACCTGCGGTTGGTGGACGGAGGTGGGCGCTGCGCTGGCCGGGTGGAGGTGAAGCACAGGGACGAGTGGGGCTCAGTCTGCAATTACAACTTTGACTGGGATGCCCGTTGGGCCGCCGTggtgtgccagcagctgggctgcggCGCGGTGGCCCATGCATCCGTCTATGCCCCGTTTGGGCAAGGCACCGGCCGAATCTGGCTGCAGCCCTTCTTCTGCCGG GGTGACGAGAAGACGCTGCAGGACTGTCCCCACTTTGGCTGGGGAGAGCACTTCTGCGGCCACGAGCGGGACGTGGGGGTGACCTGCAGAG ATGCGGTGGAGCTGAGGCTGGTGGGTGGTGAGGATCCCTGCGCCGGGAGGGTGGAGGTGAAGCTGCAGGGACGCTGGGGCACGGTGGCAGACGAGAGCTGGACCATGGAGGACGCCGAGGTGGTGTGCCGGCAGCTGGGTTGTGGCTCGGCCATCAACTCCTATGACGCCAGCAGCCGCTTCGGCAGGGGGGATGGCCCCATCAACCTGGCTATTGTCAGCTGCCGCGGGGACGAGGCCACCCTCTGGGACTGTGAGATCCGCGGCTGGGGACCCTACACTGGCGTTCACAACTTTGACACTGCTGTCGTCTGCCAAG GGTTTGCCCGGCTGATCGGTGGTGACGGTGCCTGTGATGGGCGGCTGGAGGTCTGGCAGCACCGAGCCTGGGCCAGCGTCTGCGAGGACCACGTGGACATGAAGGCTGCCCAGGTgctgtgccaggagctgggctgcgGCGCGGCACTGGCCATCCACGGCACCGGCTGGTTCGAGTCAGGAGCGGGGCTGCGGTGGGACCAGGGGTTCAAGTGCACTGGCACCGAGCCCCTCCTGTCCCGCTGCAGCCGCCAGCCGCCCCGTGGCCAGGGCTGCGCCAGCCACGCCAACATCGTCTGCTCCC CTTACACAGGTTTTCGGCTGGTTGGCAACAGCTCGAGCTGCACCGGGCGGGTAGAGGTGGAATtgggggggacatgggggtcCCTCTGCGCCACTGGCTGGGACCTGCCTGATACCCACGTGTTGTGCCACCACCTTGGCTGTGGCCCTGCTGCCACCGTGCCCCCAGGAGGCTCCTTCGGCAGCGGGGATGGGCCACTGCAGCGGCACGCCTTGGTCTGCAGCGGGAGCGAGCGGCACCCGGGCGAGTGCCCCACAGCGGTGCTGGGGGAGCCCGCCTGCCCCCCTGGCCACGCCGCTGCCATCAACTGCTCAG GCATTGCCGAGCCCCTGCGGCTGGTGGAGGGGGAGAGCCGGTGCGAGGGGCGGCTGGAGGTTGCCACAAGACCCGGGGCCTGGGCCCGTGTGCTGGCGGGGCTGTGGGATGACTGGGGTGCCAGCGTGGTGTGCCGGCAGCTGGGCTGCGGTGTGCCGGAGAAGGTCTACGCCATGGCGGGCTCAGGCACAGCGGAGTTGcaggggctgtggtgtgccggcACCGAGGAGAACGTGGCCCAGTGCAACGTCTCGGGGACGGCCGCCACACCAACCAGCGGCCCCGAGGAGGTGGCCATTGTCTGCTCGG GCAGCCAGCGGGTGAGGCTGGTGGGCGGCCCTGGGCGCTGTGCCGGGCGGGTGGAGGTCTACGTCAATGGCACCTGGGCCACCGTCTGCCAGGACACCTGGGACCTCCTGGATGCCACCGTCGCCTGCCgccagctgggctgtggggtggcACTGGCGGCACCCAGCTCGGCTCGCTTCGGTGCCAGCACGGGGCCGCTGTGGCTGGGTGCCGGTGGCTGCACCGGGATGGAGGTGTCTCTCTGGGACTGCCCGGCCTCGGCATGGCACGGCTGCCAGCGCGGTGGTGGGGCGGGTGCCGTCTGCTCAG agcagctctccctccggctggtgggcagcagcagccgctgcAGTGGGCACCTGGAGGTGCTGTACAATGGCACTTGGGGCCGCGTGTGTGCCAACGGCACCAGCCCCGCCACGGCCGCCGCAGCTTGccggcagctgggctgtggcgACGGGGGGAAGCTGATGGCTGCCTCTGCCCGGgcctctgcccctgcctggctggccTGGGTGAGCTGCAAGGAGGGGTCCCGCTCGCTCTGGCAGTGCCCCTTGGCACCCTGGCACCTGCAAGCCTGCAGCCCCGGTGGGGACACCATCATTGCTTGTGATAAGGACATTGATGGCAGGAGCGGGACGCCCACCCTGTCTCCGGGGAGCCACTGCCCAGATGGTGCCGATTGCACAG ATGACCCCAGCAGCATCACCCCGACAGCAGTGGCAAGGACTGTGCCAGTGCCAACGATCTTGTGCATAGTGCTGGGGACACTGCTGTGCCTGACCCTGGGTGCCCTGGCCGTGCAGACATGCCGTGCCCGGGCTTGGTGCCAAG GCCCTGGTAGAGCTGCAGGTGCCATGGGTGATGCTGTCTATGAGGAGCTGGAATATGCCTTGACGCCGGCGTACCAGGAGATGCCCAGTCGCTTCG GGTCTCTGTCGGAGGGGTCAGAGACAAAGTTGCCGTATTACACTGGGGATGACGTGGAGGAGAGTGACCCCAAGGCAGCCTCAG ACTCCCCTGCCCTGCTTGAGCATGGTGCCCCGGATGGCTATGATGATGCCACGGCCGTGCCAGAAGAGTCTCCCGCTCCCAGCACTGGGGATGTCTCCAAGGGGGTGGCACGGCCGAGCTGGGGCTGTGTCTCACCCACAG GTGGAAGCAGTCCCCCTCCAAGTCCCCCAGAAGCCACCACAGaccccctggcacagcccccgAGGGACACGGACTATGACGATGCTGATGTCAGCACCCTGGCGACATCACTGTGA
- the AIP gene encoding AH receptor-interacting protein — translation MAQQVEQLRADGVYKEVLREGTGPLPDFRDGTKATFHYRTLRCGDEETPLDDSRARGKPMELIVGKKFKLPVWEAVLRTMRAGERARFRCDAKHVVLYPLVSKSLRNIAAGKDPLEGQRHCCSIAQLHEHYSLGYPDLDELQKNPQPLIFDIEVLKVEAPGSYQQDPWAMTDEEKLQAVPLIHKEGNELYRQGKVQEAAAKYYDAIACLKNLQMKEQPGSPDWIELDQKITPLLLNYCQCKLQCEEYYEVLDHCSSILNKYEDNVKAYFKRGKAHAAVWNVAEAQADFAKVLALDPSLRPVVSKELRSLEARLREKDAEDKIRFKGIFSQ, via the exons ATGGCGCAGCAGGTCGAGCAGCTGCGGGCGGACGGCGTGTACAAGGAGGTGCTGCGGGAGGGCaccgggccgctgcccgacTTCCGCGACGGCACAAAG GCCACCTTTCACTACCGGACGCTGCGATGTGGGGACGAGGAGACGCCGCTGGACGACAGCCGGGCGCGGGGGAAGCCCATGGAGCTCATCGTGGGCAAGAAGTTCAAGCTGCCGGTGTGGGAGGCGGTGCTGCGCACCATGCGGGCCGGCGAGCGCGCCCGCTTCCGCTGCGACGCCAAG cacGTGGTGCTCTACCCGCTGGTGTCCAAGAGCCTGCGCAACATCGCAGCGGGGAAGGACCCGCTGGAGGGGCAGCGGCACTGCTGCAGCATCGCCCAGCTGCACGAGCACTACTCCCTGGGCTACCCCGACCTCGACGAGCTCCAGAAGAACCCCCAGCCCCTCATCTTCGACATCGAAGTGCTCAAG GTGGAGGCGCCCGGCTCCTATCAGCAGGATCCGTGGGCCATGACGGATGAGGAGAAGCTGCAGGCTGTACCCCTGATCCACAAGGAAGGCAACGAGCTGTACCGGCAGGGCAaggtgcaggaggcagctgccaAATACTACGATGCCATCGCCTGTCTCAAGAACCTGCAGATGAAG GAACAGCCCGGCTCTCCGGACTGGATCGAGCTTGACCAGAAGATCACACCCCTCCTGTTAAATTACTGCCAGTGCAAGCTGCAGTGCGAGGAGTACTACGAGGTGCTGGATCACTGCTCCTCCATCCTCAACAAGTACGAGG ACAACGTCAAGGCCTACTTCAAGCGGGGGAAGGCCCACGCGGCGGTGTGGAACGTGGCAGAGGCGCAGGCTGACTTTGCCAAAGTGCTGGCCCTCGACCCCTCGCTGCGCCCCGTCGTCTCCAAGGAGCTGCGGAGCCTGGAAGCCCGACTGCGGGAGAAGGACGCCGAGGACAAGATCCGCTTCAAGGGCATCTTCTCGCAGTAG